TCAACCTGCGCCGCACGGATCTGGCGAACATGGGCCTGGCTCGCGCCGCGGACCTACCGGTGGTAGTGGTCGGAGACATCGACCGCGGGGGAGTGCTGGCGCATCTGTTCGGAACGCTCGCGGTTCTCGCACCCGAGGATCAGCGCCTGATCGCCGGGTTCGTGGTCAACAAGTTCCGTGGCGATCTCTCGTTGTTGCAGCCCGGGCTCGAACAGCTCGCGACCCTCACGGGCCGACCGACACTCGGCGTGCTGCCCTACACGGACGAATTGTGGCTCGACGCCGAGGACTCGCTGGGAGTAGTCGCCGACACCCAGGTGGGACGCCCGGGACCTCCGGTGGGAGAGCAGTGGTTGCGGGTCGCGGCGGTGCGTCTGCCCCGGATCTCGAACTCCACCGATGTCGAGGCCCTCGCGTGTGAGCCGGGTGTGGCGGTGCGTTGGGTGGACGACGCGTCCCGGCTCGAGGACGTCGACCTGATCGTGCTGCCGGGTACGAAGGCGACCGTGGACGATCTGGAGTGGCTGCGGCGCACCGGGATCGGGGAGGCCGTGGTCGCCCACGCCCGTCGGGACAAGGCGGTCCTGGGCATCTGCGGCGGATACCAGATGCTGGGGACGATCCTCGACGACTCCGTCGAATCGGGGCGGGGACGGGTGCGCGGCCTCGGGCTCCTCGACCTCGAGATCGAGTACGCCGAGTCGAAGACACTCGCCCGGGTGACGGGAGATGCGTACGGAATCCCGGTGTCGGGCTACGAGATCCACCACGGTCAGGTCCGGCACTCCGGCGATGCGCCACTGGTACAGACCGCGGGCGGAGTGCAGGAGGGAAGCGTCCGCGGGGCCGTGTACGGCACGCACTGGCACGGGTTGCTCGAGAACGACAGCTTCCGCCGGATCCTGCTCGAGGACGTCGCGGAACACTCTCGCCGGGCGGGGTTCGTTCCCGCCGGCGACACCGATGTCGCGGCGGTGCGCGCCGCGCAGTTGGATCTGCTCGCCGACCTGATCGAGCAGCACCTGGACGTCGATGCCGTCCTGGCGCTACTCGATCAGGGTGTTCCACGGGGGCTTCCCGTGGTCACGTCGGAGCTGCGCTCCGGGTGCTAGCGGCGCTGCGCTCCGGGTGCTAGGGGGTCGCGCGCCGGATGACCACCCACGCGCCCGCCAGACAGGCCGCGGCGAGTGCGGAGGGCAGTGCCACCATCGGCACCGCGCGCGAGCTGTCGGCGAACCAGCTGCCGACGGCCGGCCACCATTCCATCCAGGTCACCAGGACCGCCGCCGCACCACCGAGGACGAGCACGGCGGCACCGACCGAGTAGAGCCCGGTGACGCGCCAGCGTTGCTGGATGGCGCCGACGAGCAGGCCGATCCCTGCGACCAGCGCCATGATCGCCAGATAGGTTGCCAGCTGGATGATCTGGCTGTCGGTGAAGACTCCGGGAATGCCGAACATGAGGAGGTCGACGCCCCAGCCGCCCGTGGCGTCCTCGACCAGCGACAGGACCCAGAGGAGCCCGCCGAAGCCGATCACCTGGACGAGGGAGACGAGCAGGGTCGCGGAGAAATAGTCGCGCCGGGTGACACTCATTCCGAGCGCGAACGGGAACGTCTGGGTCATCGCACTGAGGTAGAAGGCGAGGCACACGCCCAGTAGCGCCGACACGCTGCCCGTGAAATTGCTCGTCTGGCCGGTGTCGATGATGGCGAAGATCGCCCACGGAATGGCGAAGGCGACGGCAAGGATTCCCAGCGGCCACGCGAGCAGCAGCGGCCACGCCACCGTGTGGATGCGTGAGACGGATACGGCTCGGCTGATCATCGGGGGTCCTTTCCCTGAAGGCTGGTGGTTTCGACGATGAGTTGCTGCAGTGAGACCGGCTCGATCGTCAGCCCGAGGGCCTTCGCGTGCGCGACGTCCTCGGTGTGATCGGTCGTCCGCATCAGCACTCTGGTGTGGCTGCCGATGGACTCGCGCCGAAGTTCCGGTCGGGCACCGACGAAGGAGTCGACGTCCTCGACCGACCCGGACACCGTCACCGCGGATTCGCGCATCTCCTCCGCGTCCGCGTCGGCGACGATCCGGCCGCGGTCGATGAGCACGACGTGCTCGAGGAGGTCGGCGACCTCGTCGATGAGGTGGGTGGACAGCACCACGGTGCGGGGGTGCTCGGCGTAGTCGGCGAGCAGACGATCGTAGAACAACTGGCGCGCAACGGCATCGAGTCCCAGATACGGCTCGTCGAAGAACGTCAGTGGCGCGCGGGAGGCGAGTCCGAGAATCACGCCCAGCGCCGAGGTCATGCCGCGGGAGAGCTTCTTGACCTTACGATCCGTCGGAAGGTCGAAGTCGCGCAACAACTCCTGCGCGAATTGCTCGTCCCAGTCGCGGAGCAGGTGCCGGGCCGCTGCGAGGACGTGTGCGACCTTGTAGTCGGTCGGATACGCCTGGCTCTCCTTGATGAAGGACACACCCCGCAGGACCTCGGTGTTCTCGTGCGGGGTTCTCCCGAACACGTGGACTTCACCCGAGGTCTGGAACGCCTGGCCCGTCATGATCTGCATCAGGGTGGTCTTGCCCGCGCCGTTGCGGCCGAGCAGGCCGTAGATCTTGTTCTCCCGCAGGTCGAGCGTGACATCGTCGAGTGCCGTGACCGACCCGAACTTCTTGGTCAGCCCGCGCGTCGACGCGACGATCTCGGTGTCGAGGCGAGTCGGGTCGATGGTTGCGGCGCTCATCGCGCCCCCTCTCGTTGGTCGAGCATGGATTTGAGTTCGTCGATTCCCAGGCCCAGCTTGTCTGCCTCGGCGACGAGTGGATCGATGTACTGGCGGGCGAAGCGCTCTCTGCGACGGAACCTCAATGCGTCGCGTGCACCAGACGTCACGAACATGCCGATTCCCCGCTTCTTGTAGAGGATCCCGTCGGCAGCCAGTTGGTTCAGGCCTTTCGCGGCCGTGGCCGGGTTGATCCGGTGGAACGCCGCCAACTCGTTCGACGAGGGAGCCTGGGCCTCCTCGGGCAGTGAGCCGTCGATGATCGAGTTCTCGATCATCTCCGCGATCTGCAGGAACAGCGGCTTGCCGTCCTCGATCACGCTCTCACCCTCCCTGGTTGGGTGGTTCATTACTCATGTAACTAACCATAGAGCCGAGCGGGAGGCGGCGCAAGCCGAGTCCCGTCGCGTATTTTCGACGCATGGAGATCACCCAGATCGCAGTCGGCGATTCGACCTGCCCGGTACGCCTGGACGGGCCGGACAGCCGGCACGTCGTGCTGCTGCTGCCGTCCGCCGGCGACGACCCCGGGGTGTTCGACGCGGTGTGCGAACGACTGCACAGTTCCGATCTGCGCACGGTGGTTCCGGAGTCGGTGACGGGGCTGAGTGAGGAGTCGGTGCTCGCTCTCCTCGATGAGTTGAAAGTCGCCTGGGTCAACCTCGTCGGCACTGGTGAGGGCGCCGATCTCGCGTGGCTGCTCGCGGCCCGCCGGTTCGGTCGGTTCGCGAGCCTGGTGGTCGCGGACCGGCCGCATCCCGCTGTACCGGGGGCGGACGGGGTGGCCCGGGTGCCCGATTGTCCCGCCGTGGAGGTTCCGACCACCGTGGTCTTCGGCCGTGCTGCCGACGACGACGGCGGCACCGCCCGCCGCGTCTACTCGGACTATCGCGCCGTGCACCTGGACGACGTCGCCGACATCCCCCGTGACGCGGCCGCCGAGTTCGCTACCGAGATCGTCCTGCGCACCAGCCCCTGGTGATTCTCCTCACCTGATCCCGCTACCGTGCCGACAGCGGGGAGGGGCTCAGAGGTCGAGGCCGAGCAGTGCGTTCTCGACCACCTCGGTCAGTGCCGGATGGATCCAGTACTGGCCGGTGGCCATCGTGCGCGCGTCCAGACCGAACGACATCGCCTGGACGAGAGGCTGGATCACCGTCGATGCCTGGGCACCCAGAACGTGGGCGCCCAGAAGGCGGCCGGTGCCGCGCTCGGCGATCACCTTGCAGAACCCCTCGGTGTCCTCCATCGCCCATCCGTAGGCGACGTCGGAGTACTGCCGAATATGTACTGCCACATCGAGACCGGATGCGCGGGCCTGGGTCTCGGTCATGCCGACCGACGCGATCTGGGGAGCGGTGAAGACGGCGGCAGGAACGAACCGGTGATCGGCCGCGGTGAGGACGGACGGGTCCGCCCACGCATGCTGCAGCAGATTGAGGGCGACGACGCGCGCCTCGTGGTTCGAGACGTGTTTGAGTTGGTAGGCGGACGACACGTCACCGAGTGCGTACACCCCTTCCGCGGTGGTGCGCTGATATTCGTCGACGACGATCCGGCCGTCCGGTGCCAGCTCGATGCCGCCGGCCGCGGCGTCGAGGCGGTCCCCGTTGGGCACCCGGCCCGTCGCCACGAGCAGGGCGTCGCCGGTCACCTGCGCGCCGTCGTCGAGCGTGAGCGCGACCCCGCCCGCGTCCTCCCGTACCGCAGCGACGGTGCGGGAGGTGCGCACGTCCCATCGTTCCCGGGCGATCTCGGTGAACCGCGCGGACACGTCGCGGTCGAGGTGGCGCAGCAACTTCTCGCCGCGGACGACGACTGTCACCCGGCAGCCCAGCGCGGAGAACACGTGGGCGAACTCGGCGGCGACGAATCCGCCCCCGAGGATCACCAGGTGCCCGGGCAACTCGGGAATCCGCATGATGTCGTCGTTCGTGTAGTAGCGCACACCGGCGGACCGGACCACCTCGGGCACGATCGGCCGGGAGCCGGCGGCCACCACGACCTGGTCCGCGGTGATCACCTCGCCGGTTCCGGTATCGAGGCGCCGGGGGCCGACGAATCGTGCATGACCGCGGAACAGGGCGACGTTCGAGTGCAGCACGTCCCGCTGGTGTTCCCCCGCCTCCGACAGTGGATCGACGCGCCCGAACACCCGGGAGACGATGTCGGGCCAGCGCACGCCGTCCCGCCTGGCGTCGACCCCGAACGTGGCCGCCGACTCGATCGTGCGCGCGACGTCCGCGCCGTAGACGAACATCTTCGTCGGGATGCACCCGACGTTCAGGCACGTCCCGCCGAACGTGCCCTCCTCGAGGATCGCGGTCTTCGTGTCGCGGAACCGCTTGTCCAGCATGGTGTTACCGGAACCCGATCCGATGACCGCGATGTCGAAGTGTGTCACTGCCGCCACATCTTCCGGAGTCAGTCCGCTGCCGCGGTGGCGTGGGCGTGCAGCCACTCGAGCCACATGTCCACCTCGTCGAACGCTTTCGCGCGCGGCTCCTCCGACGACAGGAACACGTCGTGGCGGGCGCCCTCGATCGGCACGATCGTGGTGCGGTCGCCCAGGCAGCCGGCCCAGCGGGCGATCTGCTTGACGTCGAGAACGGCATCGGCGGTGTCGACCCGCGGGTCGTACCCCGGCGAGAAGTAGGTCTTCTTCGATCGCAGGATCAACGCGGGCACGCCGATGTCGAGGCCGCGGTGCAACTGCGCGTGACCGCGCCGCACGGCCCGCAGCCACCCGAACGTCACGGGGAAGCCGCCGAGCGGCTTCCAGTCCAGGTTGTAGTGCCACTCGCCGCCACGGTCGGCGTGCAGGCTGGCGCCGTATGCCTCCGACAGGCCCGTGGGGACGACGGACCTGCTGCGTACCCGGCCGACGGCGTCGACCGCGACGGTGCCGACGCTGCGGAAGTAGGACGGTCCCTGGAGATCGAACCAGGGGCTGTTGAGGATCACTCCGGCGACACCGGGCACCGGAGTGCCGCGACGACGGCGACTGTCGAGCCACAGTGGCAATACGAGCCCGCCGGTCGAATGCGCCACCAGCAGGACGTCTCCGTTGCCGGTGTCCTCGCGCACGAGGCGGACCGCCTCATCGAGTTCGGTGTCGTAGAGAGACAGATCGGAGACGTAGTGCGCGGTCTGTCCCTGCCGCAGCGAGCGACCGCATTTACGCAGGTCGAGAGCGAAGAAGGCATATCCCTGCGCGGCGAAATGCTCCGCCAGGTGCTTCTGGAAGAAGTAGTCGGTGAACCCGTGCACGTACAGCACGGCGCGACCGGTCCGTTCCGTGACCGCCTCGGGCTGGTAGCGGACCAGGGTGGCGGCGACGTCGCCCTCGTCGTCCGGGTCGGTTCCGAGCGGAATGGTCAGTTGTTCGTATCCGTCGCCGAGGACGTCGGGCTCCCAGTTGCTCACCAGCACACAGTAGCCACAATCACACGGTCATCGCTGTATTCCGGGGCCGCCGTCGAGGGCACAATTGGGGGAGAACGATCACGGGTGAACGCACGGGTAACCTGTCTGTCGAATACGGCAGGTGACTGCGCACGGCAAAGGGACAGGAAGTCGATTCTCCAGTGTCTGACAAGAACGCGGTAGAGACGAAGACCGACGTAGTGCTCGTCGGCGCGGGCATCATGAGCGCCACGCTGGGAGCGATCCTGCGCCAGGTGCAGCCGGACTGGTCCATCACGGTCTTCGAGCGTCTCGACGCCGTCGCCGCCGAGAGCAGCGACCCGTGGAACAACGCCGGGACCGGCCACTCGGCGCTCTGCGAACTCAACTACACCCCGGAGAACCCGGACGGGTCCGTCGAGATCGCGAAGGCGGTCAATGTCAACGAACAGTTCCAGGTCTCGCGCCAGTTCTGGTCGTACGCGGTCGAGAACGGCGTGCTCACCGAGCCGAAGGAGTTCGTCAACCCCATCCCGCACGTGAGCTTCGTGCACGGCGCAGCCGACGTGAAGTACCTGCGCGCCCGCTACGACGCGCTGGCCGGACACCCCCTGTTCGCCGGTATGGAGTACATCGACGACGCCGCCGAGTTCTCCCGTCGGCTTCCCCTGATGGCGAAGGGCCGTGACTTCTCGGATCCGGTCGCCCTCAACTGGAGCCAGGACGGCACCGACGTCGACTTCGGCGCCCTCACCAAGCAACTCCTCGGATATGTCGGCGCGTCCGGGGCGAGCGTCCACTTCGGTCACGAGGTCAAGGGTCTGAGCAAGGAATCCGACGGCAGCTGGACGGTCAAGGTCGTCAACCGGCGGACCGGTGCGAAGAAGAAGATCCGTGCCAAGTTCGTGTTCGTCGGCGCGGGTGGCGGGGCGCTGCACCTGTTGCAGAAGTCGGGGATCTCCGAGGCGAAGGGCTTCGGCGGGTTCCCCGTCAGCGGCGCCTTCCTGCGCTGCACCAACCCCGAACTCATCGGCGAGCACCACGCGAAGGTGTACGGCAAGGCCGCGGTCGGCGCGCCCCCGATGTCCGTACCGCACCTGGACACCCGCGTCATCGGACACCGCCCCGGCCTGCTGTTCGGACCGTACGCCGGATGGTCGCCGAAGTTCCTCAAGGAAGGCCGCGTCACCGACCTGCCCGGTTCGGTCAAGCCGAACAACCTGCTGTCGATGCTCGGTGTCGGTGTCAGTGAGCTGGGTCTGGTCAAGTACCTCGTCAGCGAGCTCGCCAAGACCGAGAAC
This genomic interval from Rhodococcus triatomae contains the following:
- a CDS encoding cobyric acid synthase → MTGSRQGGALLVAGATSDAGKSVVVAGLCRLLARRGVRVAPFKAQNMSNNSVVTVDGGEIGRAQALQARACGLEPSVRFNPVLLKPGSDRRSQLVVRGRAVTTVGARDYIDHRDGLRAVVAEELASLRADFDAVICEGAGSPAEINLRRTDLANMGLARAADLPVVVVGDIDRGGVLAHLFGTLAVLAPEDQRLIAGFVVNKFRGDLSLLQPGLEQLATLTGRPTLGVLPYTDELWLDAEDSLGVVADTQVGRPGPPVGEQWLRVAAVRLPRISNSTDVEALACEPGVAVRWVDDASRLEDVDLIVLPGTKATVDDLEWLRRTGIGEAVVAHARRDKAVLGICGGYQMLGTILDDSVESGRGRVRGLGLLDLEIEYAESKTLARVTGDAYGIPVSGYEIHHGQVRHSGDAPLVQTAGGVQEGSVRGAVYGTHWHGLLENDSFRRILLEDVAEHSRRAGFVPAGDTDVAAVRAAQLDLLADLIEQHLDVDAVLALLDQGVPRGLPVVTSELRSGC
- a CDS encoding ABC transporter permease, whose protein sequence is MISRAVSVSRIHTVAWPLLLAWPLGILAVAFAIPWAIFAIIDTGQTSNFTGSVSALLGVCLAFYLSAMTQTFPFALGMSVTRRDYFSATLLVSLVQVIGFGGLLWVLSLVEDATGGWGVDLLMFGIPGVFTDSQIIQLATYLAIMALVAGIGLLVGAIQQRWRVTGLYSVGAAVLVLGGAAAVLVTWMEWWPAVGSWFADSSRAVPMVALPSALAAACLAGAWVVIRRATP
- a CDS encoding ABC transporter ATP-binding protein, with amino-acid sequence MSAATIDPTRLDTEIVASTRGLTKKFGSVTALDDVTLDLRENKIYGLLGRNGAGKTTLMQIMTGQAFQTSGEVHVFGRTPHENTEVLRGVSFIKESQAYPTDYKVAHVLAAARHLLRDWDEQFAQELLRDFDLPTDRKVKKLSRGMTSALGVILGLASRAPLTFFDEPYLGLDAVARQLFYDRLLADYAEHPRTVVLSTHLIDEVADLLEHVVLIDRGRIVADADAEEMRESAVTVSGSVEDVDSFVGARPELRRESIGSHTRVLMRTTDHTEDVAHAKALGLTIEPVSLQQLIVETTSLQGKDPR
- a CDS encoding GntR family transcriptional regulator, with translation MIEDGKPLFLQIAEMIENSIIDGSLPEEAQAPSSNELAAFHRINPATAAKGLNQLAADGILYKKRGIGMFVTSGARDALRFRRRERFARQYIDPLVAEADKLGLGIDELKSMLDQREGAR
- a CDS encoding alpha/beta fold hydrolase; protein product: MEITQIAVGDSTCPVRLDGPDSRHVVLLLPSAGDDPGVFDAVCERLHSSDLRTVVPESVTGLSEESVLALLDELKVAWVNLVGTGEGADLAWLLAARRFGRFASLVVADRPHPAVPGADGVARVPDCPAVEVPTTVVFGRAADDDGGTARRVYSDYRAVHLDDVADIPRDAAAEFATEIVLRTSPW
- the mtr gene encoding mycothione reductase, with translation MTHFDIAVIGSGSGNTMLDKRFRDTKTAILEEGTFGGTCLNVGCIPTKMFVYGADVARTIESAATFGVDARRDGVRWPDIVSRVFGRVDPLSEAGEHQRDVLHSNVALFRGHARFVGPRRLDTGTGEVITADQVVVAAGSRPIVPEVVRSAGVRYYTNDDIMRIPELPGHLVILGGGFVAAEFAHVFSALGCRVTVVVRGEKLLRHLDRDVSARFTEIARERWDVRTSRTVAAVREDAGGVALTLDDGAQVTGDALLVATGRVPNGDRLDAAAGGIELAPDGRIVVDEYQRTTAEGVYALGDVSSAYQLKHVSNHEARVVALNLLQHAWADPSVLTAADHRFVPAAVFTAPQIASVGMTETQARASGLDVAVHIRQYSDVAYGWAMEDTEGFCKVIAERGTGRLLGAHVLGAQASTVIQPLVQAMSFGLDARTMATGQYWIHPALTEVVENALLGLDL
- a CDS encoding alpha/beta hydrolase — its product is MSNWEPDVLGDGYEQLTIPLGTDPDDEGDVAATLVRYQPEAVTERTGRAVLYVHGFTDYFFQKHLAEHFAAQGYAFFALDLRKCGRSLRQGQTAHYVSDLSLYDTELDEAVRLVREDTGNGDVLLVAHSTGGLVLPLWLDSRRRRGTPVPGVAGVILNSPWFDLQGPSYFRSVGTVAVDAVGRVRSRSVVPTGLSEAYGASLHADRGGEWHYNLDWKPLGGFPVTFGWLRAVRRGHAQLHRGLDIGVPALILRSKKTYFSPGYDPRVDTADAVLDVKQIARWAGCLGDRTTIVPIEGARHDVFLSSEEPRAKAFDEVDMWLEWLHAHATAAAD
- the mqo gene encoding malate dehydrogenase (quinone); its protein translation is MSDKNAVETKTDVVLVGAGIMSATLGAILRQVQPDWSITVFERLDAVAAESSDPWNNAGTGHSALCELNYTPENPDGSVEIAKAVNVNEQFQVSRQFWSYAVENGVLTEPKEFVNPIPHVSFVHGAADVKYLRARYDALAGHPLFAGMEYIDDAAEFSRRLPLMAKGRDFSDPVALNWSQDGTDVDFGALTKQLLGYVGASGASVHFGHEVKGLSKESDGSWTVKVVNRRTGAKKKIRAKFVFVGAGGGALHLLQKSGISEAKGFGGFPVSGAFLRCTNPELIGEHHAKVYGKAAVGAPPMSVPHLDTRVIGHRPGLLFGPYAGWSPKFLKEGRVTDLPGSVKPNNLLSMLGVGVSELGLVKYLVSELAKTENGRIETLREFVPKALGKDWELIVAGQRVQVIRRAKGKGGVLEFGTAVVNAEDGTIAGLLGASPGASTAVPAMLDVLQRCFPREYEAWKPKLQEMVPSLGVKLSDNPDLFRQVWDWSTKELELDRVRERAAV